In Xanthomonas sp. SI, the following are encoded in one genomic region:
- a CDS encoding LLM class flavin-dependent oxidoreductase, which yields MMPISILDLAPVCEGSDTTQAFSNMLDLAQHAERWGYHRYWLAEHHNMPGIASAATAVLIGHVAGGTRRIRVGAGGIMLPNHAPLQVAEQFGTLASLYPGRIDLGLGRAPGTDQATARALRRYFDSADQFPHDVAELLRYFEPAEPGQLVRAVPGAGIEVPVWLLGSSLFSARLAATLGLPFAFASHFAPDAMDEALAVYRREFRPSARLRDPYAVLALNVVGAESADAARRLFTTQQQSFVNLRRGRPGLIPPPIDDIEAFWQPHEKAGVERALACTVLGDAAEVARGMAAFVARHRPDELLLTANIHDHAARLRSFAIAAEAWTQAAAA from the coding sequence ATGATGCCGATCTCCATCCTCGATCTCGCCCCGGTCTGCGAAGGCAGCGACACCACCCAGGCCTTCTCCAACATGCTGGACCTGGCGCAGCACGCCGAGCGCTGGGGCTATCACCGCTACTGGCTGGCCGAGCACCACAACATGCCCGGCATCGCCAGCGCCGCCACCGCGGTGCTGATCGGGCACGTGGCCGGCGGCACGCGCCGGATCCGGGTCGGTGCCGGCGGCATCATGCTGCCCAACCACGCGCCGCTGCAGGTGGCCGAGCAGTTCGGCACGCTGGCCTCGCTGTATCCAGGGCGCATCGACCTGGGCCTGGGCCGCGCGCCCGGCACCGACCAGGCCACGGCGCGCGCCTTGCGCCGCTACTTCGACAGCGCCGACCAGTTCCCGCACGACGTCGCCGAGCTGCTGCGCTATTTCGAGCCGGCCGAACCCGGCCAGCTGGTGCGCGCTGTGCCCGGCGCCGGCATCGAGGTGCCGGTGTGGCTGCTCGGCTCCAGCCTGTTCAGCGCGCGCCTGGCGGCGACGCTGGGGCTGCCGTTCGCGTTCGCCTCGCACTTCGCCCCGGATGCGATGGACGAGGCGCTGGCGGTCTACCGGCGCGAGTTCCGCCCCTCGGCGCGGCTGCGCGATCCTTACGCGGTGCTGGCGTTGAACGTGGTCGGCGCCGAGTCTGCGGACGCGGCACGTCGCCTGTTCACCACCCAGCAGCAGAGCTTCGTCAATTTGCGCCGCGGCCGCCCGGGGCTGATCCCGCCGCCGATCGACGACATCGAGGCGTTCTGGCAGCCGCACGAGAAGGCCGGCGTGGAGCGCGCGCTGGCCTGCACCGTGCTCGGCGATGCGGCCGAGGTCGCGCGCGGCATGGCCGCGTTCGTCGCCCGCCATCGCCCGGACGAACTGCTGCTGACCGCCAACATCCACGACCACGCGGCGCGGCTGCGCTCGTTCGCGATCGCCGCCGAGGCATGGACCCAGGCGGCCGCCGCATAG
- a CDS encoding exopolysaccharide biosynthesis protein has product MTSPGDAPDAEPGHGYSAEGIRTLLDTFLLGDPDEQLRLRTILADLQHSAFGVFLFVAILPAFLPVPGLAGGLSGPLVTLIGAQMLIGLRKPWLPRFIGERGPRRRTMQRFVGRIAPWLRRLDKLLKPRLPALVETLPARAFSGLLLVVLGILLSLPIPFTNYAFGAMLLLFSLALLERDGGLMLVSWLGGIAVAFGLGLASDQVVDLSREWMHKL; this is encoded by the coding sequence ATGACATCACCGGGTGACGCGCCCGACGCGGAGCCCGGCCACGGCTACAGCGCCGAAGGCATCCGCACCCTGCTCGACACCTTCCTGCTCGGCGATCCGGACGAGCAGTTGCGGCTGCGCACGATCCTGGCCGACCTGCAGCACAGCGCGTTCGGCGTGTTCCTGTTCGTGGCGATCCTGCCGGCGTTCCTGCCGGTGCCGGGCCTGGCCGGCGGCCTCAGCGGGCCGCTGGTGACGCTGATCGGCGCGCAGATGCTGATCGGCCTGCGCAAGCCCTGGTTGCCGCGCTTCATCGGCGAACGCGGCCCGCGCCGGCGCACCATGCAGCGCTTCGTCGGGCGCATCGCACCGTGGCTGCGGCGGCTGGACAAGTTGCTCAAGCCGCGCCTGCCGGCGCTGGTCGAGACGCTGCCGGCACGCGCGTTCAGCGGCCTGCTGCTGGTGGTGCTGGGGATCCTGCTGTCGCTGCCAATCCCGTTCACCAACTACGCGTTCGGCGCGATGCTGCTGCTGTTCTCGCTGGCCCTGCTGGAACGCGACGGCGGCCTGATGCTGGTGTCGTGGCTGGGCGGCATCGCGGTGGCGTTCGGCCTGGGCCTGGCCTCGGACCAGGTGGTGGACCTGAGCCGCGAGTGGATGCACAAGCTGTAG